From Verrucomicrobia bacterium S94, the proteins below share one genomic window:
- the flgA gene encoding flagellar basal body P-ring formation protein FlgA, translating to MKRLAIILIFLCGLAGSLRAATVIHLKSSVEVTGKDVFLGDLVLDSGLIPKEWASRRVMAAPPPGEVSYHSLTTVAQALARYDDMMSVTLSGEPVLSIARRERQMEKTEFYKPLHDYLSRHEPWKNNDFDIKVLNIPHNTRIPAGETTFEIRRIDRKTSKGYSVAYVSVMVDGIEEVEVPVGMEVQFLSEVWVVAKNLERGHILEASDLRSEMHAVDSNGNYLSSSEVVTGYEVTRALTAGELLRSNAVSKPLCVKRGDWVAINAHSRNLHVTLRGKALENGRLGDRIMCINERSQRQVLVELTGSGNGVLVRL from the coding sequence ATGAAACGTTTAGCCATCATCCTTATATTTCTGTGCGGGTTGGCGGGTAGTCTCCGGGCGGCCACGGTTATCCATTTGAAGAGTTCGGTTGAGGTGACCGGTAAGGATGTTTTTCTGGGAGACCTGGTTCTGGATTCGGGTCTCATTCCAAAGGAATGGGCTTCCCGTCGTGTTATGGCTGCGCCGCCTCCGGGAGAAGTTTCCTATCATTCACTTACGACGGTGGCGCAGGCGCTTGCCCGTTATGATGATATGATGAGTGTGACGCTCAGCGGTGAACCTGTGCTGTCGATTGCCCGTCGTGAGCGTCAGATGGAAAAGACGGAGTTCTACAAACCGCTTCACGATTATCTCAGCCGGCATGAGCCATGGAAAAATAATGATTTCGATATCAAGGTGCTGAACATTCCCCACAATACCCGCATCCCTGCCGGGGAAACCACATTTGAAATCCGGCGGATCGATCGGAAAACATCGAAGGGATATAGCGTGGCCTATGTTTCTGTGATGGTGGACGGCATTGAGGAAGTCGAGGTGCCGGTGGGGATGGAAGTCCAGTTTCTGAGTGAGGTCTGGGTGGTGGCGAAAAATCTCGAGCGTGGACACATTCTGGAAGCATCCGATCTGCGGAGCGAAATGCATGCGGTTGATTCCAATGGAAACTATCTGTCGAGCAGTGAGGTTGTGACCGGGTATGAAGTGACCCGGGCTCTGACCGCAGGCGAGCTTCTCCGCAGTAATGCGGTAAGCAAACCGCTGTGCGTTAAACGCGGTGATTGGGTCGCGATCAATGCACACAGCAGAAATCTGCATGTCACCTTGCGTGGAAAGGCCCTGGAAAACGGCCGTCTCGGTGATCGCATTATGTGTATTAACGAACGTTCCCAACGTCAGGTGCTGGTTGAACTGACCGGTTCCGGCAATGGGGTATTG